Proteins encoded in a region of the Bacteroidia bacterium genome:
- a CDS encoding S41 family peptidase, which produces MRRKYNYTYPLMVGLLIALGMFIGARFNPGVEPGKYKKPSAKLEDAWKYITGSYVDTLNEEEMAEEAIRGMLEHLDPHSAYIPAKDLQEINEPLEGNFEGIGIEFNILNDTIVVVSPIAGGPSEALGIRAGDKIIKIENTSVAGEEISNEDVIGKLRGNKGTQVNITIYRPSAREEIEYKITRDKIPIYSVDASYMAAPSVGYIKISRFSRTTLAEFDDAMKELKGKGMESLILDLRGNPGGYLNAAINLADEFLPEDKLVVYTEGRAKPRQTYNATSKGSFELGKLTVLIDEGSASASEIVSGAVQDWDRAVIIGRRSFGKGLVQEPYLFADGSGMRLTVARYYTPAGRSIQKPYSHGIESYQDELERRFEHGEFTNPDSIVFADSLKYTTSGGRTVFGGGGIMPDVFVPLDTSDNTSYLAEVVGKGLVNQYALNYSDRNRQQLEENYSTLDEFISGFELTEAIMNDFTRFASAEDVEFNLSQYELSKDVLKAQIKALIARQYWRNEGFYKVINRQNKAYNEAIKIIQKDDFRALGIREN; this is translated from the coding sequence ATGAGAAGAAAATATAATTATACCTATCCATTGATGGTAGGGCTGCTGATCGCGTTAGGAATGTTTATCGGTGCGCGCTTCAATCCCGGGGTGGAACCGGGTAAGTACAAGAAGCCTTCAGCTAAGCTGGAAGATGCCTGGAAATATATTACAGGCTCTTATGTTGATACCCTTAATGAGGAGGAGATGGCTGAAGAGGCCATTCGCGGAATGCTGGAACATCTGGATCCGCATTCAGCCTATATTCCTGCAAAGGACCTTCAGGAAATTAATGAACCGCTGGAGGGAAACTTTGAAGGGATCGGAATTGAATTTAATATACTCAACGATACGATTGTTGTGGTATCGCCCATAGCCGGAGGCCCTTCGGAAGCGTTAGGAATTCGTGCAGGTGACAAGATCATAAAGATTGAGAATACAAGTGTCGCAGGAGAGGAGATCAGCAATGAAGACGTGATAGGCAAGCTGAGAGGTAATAAAGGAACCCAGGTAAATATCACCATTTATCGTCCTTCCGCCAGAGAGGAAATTGAATATAAAATTACAAGGGATAAAATTCCAATTTATAGTGTGGACGCCTCTTATATGGCGGCTCCATCAGTAGGATATATTAAAATAAGCCGGTTCAGCAGAACTACCTTAGCGGAGTTTGATGATGCCATGAAGGAGCTGAAAGGTAAAGGCATGGAGTCATTGATCCTGGATCTGCGCGGAAACCCTGGCGGCTACCTGAATGCGGCAATAAACCTGGCAGATGAATTTCTTCCGGAGGACAAGCTGGTGGTATACACTGAAGGACGTGCAAAGCCGCGCCAGACCTATAATGCTACAAGCAAGGGCAGTTTTGAGCTTGGAAAGTTAACAGTACTGATAGACGAGGGATCCGCTTCAGCCAGTGAGATCGTATCCGGTGCAGTGCAGGACTGGGACCGCGCAGTGATCATAGGCCGGAGATCATTCGGCAAAGGGCTGGTGCAGGAGCCTTACCTGTTTGCAGACGGAAGCGGGATGAGGCTGACGGTGGCCCGGTACTATACGCCTGCCGGGCGCAGCATCCAGAAGCCTTACTCCCACGGAATTGAATCTTACCAAGATGAGTTGGAACGCAGATTCGAGCATGGCGAGTTTACCAATCCTGACAGTATCGTATTTGCGGATTCCCTTAAATATACTACTTCCGGAGGCCGAACGGTTTTTGGCGGTGGCGGCATTATGCCGGATGTTTTTGTACCCCTGGATACATCAGACAATACCAGCTACCTGGCTGAAGTGGTGGGCAAAGGGCTGGTAAACCAATATGCCCTGAATTACAGCGACCGTAACCGGCAACAACTGGAAGAGAACTACAGCACGCTGGATGAGTTTATCAGTGGCTTTGAACTGACAGAAGCTATAATGAATGACTTTACCCGGTTCGCATCAGCAGAGGATGTGGAATTTAATTTATCACAATATGAACTCTCTAAGGATGTTTTGAAGGCTCAGATAAAAGCACTGATCGCCAGGCAATATTGGCGGAATGAGGGATTCTATAAAGTCATTAACCGGCAAAACAAGGCTTACAACGAGGCTATAAAAATTATCCAGAAGGATGATTTCAGAGCGCTGGGAATTCGGGAAAATTAA
- a CDS encoding antibiotic biosynthesis monooxygenase family protein — protein sequence MIIRIVKMTFQPEKVKAFQEIFDNSQALILAMRGCQHLELWRQTASGNILFTYSHWNSEADLDHYRYSELFKTTWARTKVLFSAKAEAWSVEQVTTAGEPDTE from the coding sequence ATGATCATCAGAATTGTTAAAATGACCTTTCAACCGGAGAAGGTGAAAGCGTTTCAGGAAATATTTGATAACTCACAGGCACTGATTTTGGCAATGCGGGGTTGCCAACATCTGGAACTGTGGCGGCAGACTGCTTCCGGAAATATTCTTTTTACTTACAGTCATTGGAATTCCGAAGCGGACCTTGACCATTACCGGTATTCAGAACTGTTCAAAACTACATGGGCCAGAACTAAAGTGCTTTTTTCAGCGAAGGCTGAGGCATGGAGTGTAGAACAGGTTACAACCGCTGGAGAACCGGATACCGAATGA
- a CDS encoding SAM-dependent chlorinase/fluorinase translates to MPPFHAMPVITLTTDLGLKDHYVAAVKGYLLAQAIGANIADISHQIPPFNLAEASFILGNCYREFPSGTIHLVSVESNSDNSENFILVKSGEHLFILRDNGLISLVLKDEPELVIKLDLGEQSHSNFPLREIMAPAACRLLKGAKPEELGERWNDFDRKAHLSPIIQRDLVRGTVIYIDNYGNAITNIRLEHIERVRKERRFAMYFSRNDTFTEFNTHYAEVPEGEKLCLFNSTGHLEIAINKGNASGLLGLEAGRTILIEFQ, encoded by the coding sequence TTGCCACCTTTTCACGCTATGCCTGTCATCACCCTTACCACTGATCTCGGTTTGAAAGACCATTATGTGGCAGCCGTAAAAGGCTATCTTCTGGCGCAGGCAATCGGAGCAAATATAGCAGATATTTCACACCAGATTCCCCCGTTCAACCTGGCAGAGGCATCTTTTATCCTGGGCAATTGCTACCGGGAATTTCCGTCAGGAACCATCCATCTGGTGAGTGTGGAAAGCAATTCTGATAACAGCGAGAATTTTATTTTGGTAAAGAGCGGGGAGCACCTTTTTATTCTTCGTGATAACGGACTTATTTCTTTGGTGCTGAAGGATGAGCCGGAGCTTGTGATAAAGCTTGATCTGGGGGAGCAGTCGCATTCCAACTTTCCGCTGCGGGAGATTATGGCGCCTGCAGCTTGCCGGTTGCTGAAGGGAGCAAAGCCAGAAGAGCTGGGAGAGCGCTGGAATGATTTCGACCGAAAGGCGCATTTGAGCCCTATTATCCAGCGCGATCTGGTTCGGGGCACTGTGATCTATATAGATAATTATGGCAATGCCATCACCAACATCCGGCTGGAGCATATTGAGCGCGTGAGAAAAGAACGCAGATTTGCAATGTACTTCAGCCGAAATGATACATTCACTGAATTTAACACGCATTACGCGGAGGTACCGGAGGGAGAAAAGCTTTGTCTCTTTAACAGTACCGGCCACCTGGAGATTGCGATAAACAAGGGAAATGCTTCGGGCCTGCTGGGGCTAGAAGCCGGACGCACTATATTAATTGAATTTCAATGA
- a CDS encoding PhoH family protein — MSETRIRLDEVHPVEILGINNERLKLLQQQFPKLIILARGNEIILKGDDDEMLRLHEKIRRMIQYVSRYQNLPEPALSNILETNTKPGASKAPAPVHEEGFLLVGNEGAVIKAKTPNQHRLVTASENDDIVFAVGPAGTGKTYTSVAIAVRALKNKQVKRIVLTRPAVEAGENLGFLPGDLKEKIDPYLRPLYDALDDMIPPEKLRQYMEHRIIEVAPLAFMRGRTLNHAYVILDEAQNTTPSQIKMFLTRMGPQAKFIITGDLTQIDLPRHQKSGLISAIDTLRDIEGISVIRLTTVDVIRHRLVKDIITAYEREDEMNKGPKDPPPHPDAVL, encoded by the coding sequence TTGAGTGAAACACGAATTCGCTTAGACGAAGTACATCCTGTAGAGATACTAGGCATTAATAACGAAAGGCTGAAGCTCCTTCAGCAGCAATTTCCCAAACTCATAATTCTGGCACGCGGCAATGAGATCATCCTCAAAGGAGATGATGACGAAATGCTGCGCCTGCACGAAAAGATCAGGCGGATGATCCAATACGTTTCGCGCTACCAAAACCTGCCGGAGCCTGCCCTGAGCAACATCCTCGAAACCAATACTAAGCCCGGAGCCAGCAAAGCACCGGCACCGGTACATGAAGAAGGGTTTCTGCTCGTGGGAAATGAAGGCGCTGTGATAAAAGCCAAAACGCCCAACCAGCACAGGCTGGTAACGGCTTCAGAAAATGACGATATTGTTTTTGCCGTAGGCCCGGCTGGTACCGGTAAAACTTACACTTCCGTGGCAATTGCGGTCAGGGCTCTCAAAAACAAGCAGGTGAAGCGTATCGTGCTGACCCGTCCTGCGGTTGAAGCCGGAGAAAATCTGGGATTCCTGCCCGGAGATCTGAAAGAAAAAATTGACCCCTACCTGCGTCCGCTCTACGATGCACTGGATGATATGATCCCACCTGAGAAACTCCGGCAGTATATGGAGCATCGCATAATTGAAGTCGCACCTCTTGCCTTTATGCGGGGCCGGACGCTCAACCACGCCTACGTTATTTTGGATGAAGCGCAAAACACCACCCCTTCGCAAATCAAAATGTTCCTGACGCGGATGGGGCCACAGGCTAAATTTATCATTACCGGAGACCTTACGCAGATTGATCTTCCCCGCCATCAGAAATCGGGTTTGATCTCGGCAATTGATACGCTACGGGATATCGAGGGAATTTCTGTCATAAGGCTTACCACAGTAGACGTGATCCGCCACCGCCTTGTCAAGGATATAATTACGGCTTATGAACGAGAGGATGAAATGAATAAAGGGCCAAAAGATCCACCACCCCATCCGGATGCGGTCCTTTAA
- a CDS encoding YceI family protein, producing the protein MSTDNRTKWEVDPSHSEVQFKAKHLVISTVTGTFKSFNGEMYTEGDKLDNATVNFTIDVKSLDTNASDRDNHLKSDDFFNAEKHPQIKFRDGILKQVKGDEYKLKGKLTIRETTKDVELDVEHGGMVTDPYGQKKAGFEVNGSINRKEYGLQWNAVTEAGSVVVGDTIKMHINVQLVQKD; encoded by the coding sequence ATGAGCACAGACAACCGCACAAAATGGGAAGTAGACCCCAGCCACAGCGAAGTACAGTTTAAGGCCAAGCACCTCGTAATCTCCACCGTTACCGGCACCTTTAAGTCATTCAATGGCGAGATGTATACGGAAGGCGACAAACTTGATAATGCTACGGTAAATTTTACCATTGATGTAAAAAGCCTCGACACAAATGCCTCTGACCGGGACAATCACCTGAAGTCAGACGATTTCTTTAATGCCGAAAAACATCCTCAGATTAAATTCAGGGATGGCATATTGAAGCAGGTAAAGGGAGATGAGTATAAATTAAAAGGCAAACTCACCATTCGCGAAACCACCAAAGATGTGGAGCTTGACGTAGAGCATGGCGGCATGGTCACAGATCCTTATGGACAGAAGAAAGCCGGATTTGAGGTGAACGGAAGCATAAACCGGAAAGAATATGGCTTGCAATGGAATGCCGTTACTGAAGCCGGAAGTGTGGTGGTAGGAGATACGATTAAGATGCATATAAACGTGCAGCTTGTGCAGAAGGATTAA
- the rnr gene encoding ribonuclease R, with translation MTKKKGKGKMPVDTQELRKDALDFLKDHEDRQYNYKQLAKQLGLTDDHEREALLEVMQDLNEEGYLEEEKRGSFRHVPESQFIEGVVDMTKSGSAFIVSEETEDDTFVQQKLLNTALHGDQVRVLLYARRRNKKPEGEVVEVLKRHKEEFVGTLEVQEKFAFLVPDSRRMPVDIFIPMRNLGEGKNGDKAIVKITEYSAHSKNPVGKVVTILGAAGLHSTEMNAIIAEFDLPTTFPENVVQDAAKIPGEITAKDVSARRDLRPITTFTIDPDDAKDFDDALSIRKLESGRWEIGVHIADVTHYVKPVTALDKEAFERATSVYLVDRVIPMLPERLSNELCSLRPNEDKLTFSVLVEMDEDGNVKKEWFGKTIIHSDKRFSYEDAQERLETGKGEFAEELLTLNQLAYKLRERKFEGGALSFETAEVKFRLDENGKPLEVIPKVRKDAHKLIEDFMLLANRKVAEFIFKKDQKTSNRPFVYRHHDFPPDDKLKSFAKVAARFGHKIDTKNQKALSRSFNQLLEKVEGRPEQNMLQSLAIRSMSKAFYTTEKSSHYGLAFDYYTHFTSPIRRFPDMIAHRLLEHYLLNSKLEIRQEEIEEQCKHSSEMEVRAAEAERASIKYKQVEYMSERIGEEFDGIISGVTEWGIYVEMKPSACEGMIRLSELSDDYYSLDEESYRIVGNNTGKFYQLGDPLKVIVVNTNLQERNIDLQIAGENPSKRTERPNRRERKGKRK, from the coding sequence ATGACAAAGAAAAAAGGCAAAGGAAAGATGCCGGTGGATACACAGGAACTGCGCAAGGACGCACTGGATTTCCTGAAAGACCATGAAGACAGGCAATACAATTATAAGCAGCTTGCAAAGCAACTGGGCCTCACAGACGATCATGAACGCGAGGCACTGCTGGAGGTGATGCAGGATTTGAATGAAGAAGGATACCTTGAAGAAGAAAAGCGTGGCAGCTTCAGGCACGTGCCTGAATCGCAGTTCATTGAAGGCGTGGTGGACATGACAAAGAGCGGCTCCGCTTTTATCGTTTCAGAGGAGACGGAAGATGATACTTTCGTGCAGCAAAAATTGCTGAATACTGCCTTGCATGGCGATCAGGTGCGGGTGCTGCTCTATGCCCGCAGGCGCAACAAAAAACCGGAAGGCGAGGTAGTAGAAGTGCTGAAACGCCACAAGGAAGAATTTGTAGGTACGTTGGAAGTTCAGGAGAAATTTGCTTTCCTGGTTCCTGACAGCCGCAGAATGCCGGTTGATATATTTATCCCCATGCGAAATTTGGGTGAAGGAAAGAATGGCGATAAAGCGATAGTGAAGATCACAGAGTATTCCGCACACAGCAAAAACCCTGTAGGGAAGGTGGTAACCATTCTTGGGGCAGCAGGCTTGCACTCAACGGAGATGAATGCCATCATTGCCGAATTTGACCTGCCCACTACTTTTCCGGAAAATGTAGTACAGGATGCCGCAAAGATCCCTGGTGAGATAACAGCCAAAGACGTCAGCGCAAGGAGAGACTTGCGGCCAATCACAACCTTTACAATAGACCCGGACGATGCAAAAGACTTTGACGATGCGCTGTCAATCCGAAAACTGGAGAGTGGAAGGTGGGAGATCGGAGTGCATATCGCGGACGTAACGCACTACGTGAAACCAGTAACTGCCCTGGATAAAGAGGCATTTGAACGGGCCACTTCCGTTTACCTTGTAGATCGAGTTATTCCCATGTTACCGGAGCGGCTGAGCAATGAACTGTGCTCCTTAAGACCCAACGAGGACAAGCTTACTTTTTCTGTATTGGTAGAAATGGATGAGGACGGAAACGTGAAAAAGGAATGGTTTGGCAAAACGATTATCCACAGCGATAAGCGTTTTTCTTACGAAGATGCCCAGGAACGGCTTGAGACCGGTAAAGGTGAATTTGCGGAGGAACTGCTTACGCTGAATCAACTCGCTTATAAACTTCGTGAAAGGAAATTTGAAGGAGGAGCTTTATCCTTTGAAACTGCCGAGGTAAAATTCCGGCTGGATGAAAATGGTAAACCGCTGGAAGTAATCCCAAAAGTGAGAAAAGATGCGCATAAACTGATTGAAGATTTTATGTTACTGGCCAACCGGAAAGTGGCTGAATTTATTTTCAAAAAAGACCAGAAAACGAGCAACCGCCCTTTCGTTTACCGCCATCACGATTTTCCACCTGACGATAAGTTAAAATCTTTTGCAAAGGTCGCAGCCCGGTTCGGACATAAAATTGACACCAAAAATCAAAAAGCCCTTAGCCGCTCATTCAACCAACTGCTGGAAAAAGTAGAAGGAAGGCCGGAGCAGAACATGCTTCAGTCTCTCGCCATTCGCAGCATGAGCAAGGCATTTTATACCACAGAGAAAAGCAGCCATTATGGGCTTGCCTTCGATTACTACACTCACTTTACCTCACCCATCAGGCGATTTCCTGACATGATCGCCCACCGCCTCCTGGAGCATTACCTGCTAAACAGCAAGCTGGAAATCAGGCAGGAAGAAATAGAAGAGCAATGCAAGCACAGCAGCGAAATGGAAGTTCGTGCAGCGGAGGCTGAGCGCGCCAGCATTAAATATAAGCAGGTAGAATATATGAGCGAGCGCATCGGAGAGGAGTTTGACGGCATCATCTCAGGCGTTACCGAATGGGGAATTTATGTAGAAATGAAACCCAGTGCCTGTGAGGGTATGATCCGCCTCAGCGAACTGAGCGATGATTACTATTCTCTTGACGAAGAAAGTTACCGGATTGTGGGTAATAACACCGGCAAATTTTATCAGCTCGGTGATCCGCTAAAAGTTATCGTGGTGAATACCAATCTGCAGGAAAGAAATATAGATCTGCAAATTGCAGGGGAAAATCCATCAAAGAGAACAGAAAGGCCTAACAGGCGCGAGAGGAAGGGCAAACGAAAATAA
- a CDS encoding AMP-binding protein: MDEVFYFDGTLITADHADACPEKVKRHFEAVREITDAWQQGRQQFTLNTSGSTGPPKTIRFSREALTRSAEMTAEVFDLGKGITALLCLSAEYVAGFMMAVRAQVNGWKLIVVPPSSNPLLHLPPGISIDFAAFIPMQMQAILRGSGQSVRMLQNSKLIIGGGAVSAELEDTIRKNRITAWHTYGMTETLTHVAIRKLGPDKTETAFIPLPGVAISVDENNCLALTVPALNGQSVQTRDRVELQEDGRFIWLGRLDNVANSGGHKVQLEKVEAAVAFALNKLKLETDDFFAAAIPDAHLGEMVVVFLNKKINVKNELIKIATEKLHRYEVPKEIIEATKWKKTASGKVDKQAIRLDYLNEKAIGLL, encoded by the coding sequence ATGGATGAAGTTTTCTATTTCGATGGTACATTAATCACAGCGGATCATGCAGATGCCTGCCCGGAAAAGGTGAAGCGCCACTTTGAAGCTGTGAGAGAAATTACTGATGCATGGCAGCAGGGAAGGCAGCAGTTTACGCTCAATACCTCCGGTTCTACCGGCCCACCCAAGACAATCCGGTTTTCCCGGGAAGCGCTGACCCGGAGTGCTGAAATGACGGCAGAGGTTTTTGACCTCGGAAAGGGAATTACGGCCTTGCTTTGCCTTTCTGCAGAATATGTTGCCGGCTTTATGATGGCGGTGCGGGCGCAGGTAAACGGATGGAAACTCATCGTGGTGCCGCCTTCTTCCAATCCGTTGCTGCATCTCCCGCCCGGTATTTCAATTGATTTTGCCGCATTCATCCCGATGCAGATGCAAGCTATTCTTAGGGGAAGCGGGCAATCTGTGAGAATGCTGCAAAACTCCAAATTGATTATCGGGGGTGGAGCCGTGAGTGCTGAACTGGAAGATACGATCCGGAAGAACCGCATTACCGCATGGCACACCTACGGAATGACTGAAACGCTTACCCATGTAGCCATCCGGAAATTAGGCCCCGACAAAACCGAAACAGCATTTATTCCTTTGCCGGGCGTGGCGATTTCAGTAGATGAAAATAACTGTCTTGCCCTGACCGTGCCTGCGCTGAATGGACAAAGTGTACAAACGCGGGATAGGGTGGAATTGCAGGAAGATGGCAGGTTCATTTGGCTGGGCCGGTTGGATAACGTGGCAAACAGCGGTGGCCATAAAGTACAGTTGGAAAAAGTGGAAGCAGCAGTAGCTTTCGCTTTAAATAAATTGAAACTTGAAACTGATGATTTTTTTGCGGCAGCCATTCCAGACGCTCATCTGGGAGAAATGGTGGTTGTATTTTTAAATAAAAAGATAAATGTTAAAAATGAACTTATTAAAATAGCTACTGAAAAGTTGCATCGTTATGAAGTCCCAAAAGAAATAATAGAAGCAACGAAGTGGAAAAAAACGGCCAGTGGGAAAGTTGATAAACAGGCGATTAGGCTTGATTATTTAAATGAAAAAGCGATCGGGTTATTGTAG
- the dxs gene encoding 1-deoxy-D-xylulose-5-phosphate synthase: MKIAPGPHLGQIEFPADLRKFNIEDLPQISQEVRQHIIDIVSIYGGHFGASLGVVELTVALHYIFKTPYDQLVWDVGHQAYGHKILTGRRSNFISNRQYEGLSGFPKRGESEYDTFGVGHSSTSVSAALGMAVASRMKGERDRQHIAVIGDGAMTAGMAFEGMNHAGVSDSNLLVVLNDNCMSIDPNVGALKEYLTDITTSHTYNKFRDDVWNVLGKINKFGPKAQVLASNIEASVKSLLTSQSNIFEALNFRYFGPVDGHDVIRLAKLFEDLRDIPGPKLLHCITVKGKGFKAAEKDQTLWHSPGCKFDKITGELFKKPPSSPQPPKYQDVFGNTLVELAEQNPKIVGITPAMPSGSSMNIMMKVMPDRAFDVGIAEQHAVTFSAGLATQGLVPFCNIYSTFMQRAYDQVIHDVALQNLHVVFCLDRAGLAGADGPTHHGSFDIAYFRCIPNMIVSAPLNEEELRNLMFTAQVENNGPFSIRYPRGAGVMVDWKKPFRKLQIGKGQKLRDGQEVAILSIGHIGNLAIRACELLEDEGVFPALYDMRFVKPLDEELLHEVFGNYSKIITVEDGCIQGGFGSAILEFMSDNGYQAQMKRLGIPDDFVSHGTQAELYAECGYDEKGIMQAVAEMIGEKETVRP; the protein is encoded by the coding sequence ATGAAAATTGCACCTGGTCCCCATTTGGGGCAAATCGAATTTCCCGCAGATTTACGGAAATTCAACATCGAAGACTTACCCCAGATCAGCCAGGAAGTCCGGCAGCATATTATTGATATCGTCTCTATTTATGGGGGCCATTTCGGAGCCAGCCTGGGAGTGGTGGAACTGACCGTTGCATTGCATTACATATTCAAAACTCCTTATGATCAGCTAGTGTGGGATGTCGGGCATCAGGCGTATGGCCATAAAATACTCACCGGACGAAGATCTAATTTCATTAGCAATCGCCAATACGAGGGACTCAGTGGCTTCCCCAAACGAGGCGAAAGTGAGTATGATACTTTTGGTGTTGGCCATTCTTCTACTTCGGTATCGGCTGCTTTGGGTATGGCCGTAGCCTCGCGCATGAAGGGTGAAAGAGACCGCCAGCATATTGCAGTGATCGGAGACGGAGCTATGACTGCCGGGATGGCCTTCGAGGGGATGAACCATGCAGGGGTTTCTGACAGCAACCTGCTGGTAGTGCTTAATGATAACTGCATGAGCATAGATCCCAACGTAGGTGCGCTGAAGGAATATCTTACTGACATTACCACCAGCCATACCTATAATAAATTCCGCGATGACGTATGGAATGTGCTGGGCAAGATCAACAAGTTCGGACCCAAGGCACAGGTTCTGGCTTCAAACATAGAGGCGAGCGTAAAGAGCCTTCTTACCAGCCAAAGCAACATTTTTGAGGCGCTGAACTTCAGATATTTTGGACCTGTGGATGGCCATGACGTCATCCGGCTAGCAAAGCTGTTTGAAGACCTCCGTGATATTCCGGGACCTAAGCTGCTCCATTGCATTACCGTCAAAGGAAAGGGATTTAAGGCTGCGGAAAAAGATCAAACGCTATGGCACAGCCCGGGATGTAAATTCGATAAAATTACCGGTGAGCTTTTTAAAAAGCCACCCTCTTCCCCGCAGCCCCCAAAATACCAGGATGTATTTGGCAATACACTCGTAGAACTGGCAGAACAGAACCCAAAGATTGTTGGCATTACGCCAGCCATGCCTTCAGGATCTTCCATGAACATTATGATGAAGGTAATGCCGGACCGCGCATTTGATGTGGGAATTGCAGAGCAACATGCCGTGACGTTTTCGGCAGGGCTGGCCACGCAAGGGCTGGTACCCTTCTGTAATATTTACAGCACTTTTATGCAGCGCGCATACGATCAGGTGATCCATGATGTGGCGCTCCAAAACCTACATGTGGTTTTCTGCCTCGATCGCGCGGGCCTGGCAGGAGCAGATGGGCCAACGCATCATGGCTCGTTTGACATTGCTTATTTCCGCTGCATTCCTAATATGATTGTCTCAGCTCCGCTTAATGAGGAAGAACTTCGCAACCTGATGTTCACCGCCCAGGTAGAAAATAACGGCCCCTTCTCCATTCGCTATCCACGGGGTGCAGGGGTAATGGTGGATTGGAAGAAGCCCTTCAGGAAACTTCAAATCGGTAAAGGTCAAAAGTTGCGTGATGGCCAGGAAGTCGCCATCCTTAGCATTGGCCACATCGGTAATCTTGCGATCCGTGCTTGCGAACTGCTGGAGGATGAGGGTGTCTTTCCAGCCCTCTATGATATGCGCTTCGTAAAGCCCCTTGACGAGGAACTGCTGCATGAGGTTTTCGGAAACTACAGTAAAATTATCACCGTGGAAGATGGCTGCATCCAGGGCGGTTTTGGGAGTGCGATCCTAGAATTTATGAGCGACAACGGGTATCAGGCACAGATGAAACGCCTCGGCATTCCTGATGATTTTGTAAGCCACGGTACTCAAGCAGAGCTTTATGCAGAATGCGGTTACGATGAAAAGGGAATTATGCAGGCCGTAGCCGAAATGATCGGTGAAAAAGAAACCGTCCGCCCCTGA
- the mce gene encoding methylmalonyl-CoA epimerase, with the protein MFKKIEHVGIAVSNAGEANELFRRLFGKAHYKAEQVDSENVITSFFGLGDTKVELLATTEKSGPIGKFIEKRGQGIHHIAFEVDDIHAEISRLKEEGFDFISEIPKDGADNKLICFLHPKSTNGVLVELCQSKLSNS; encoded by the coding sequence ATGTTTAAAAAAATAGAACATGTCGGTATTGCCGTAAGCAATGCCGGGGAAGCAAATGAGCTTTTCAGACGGTTGTTTGGAAAGGCGCACTATAAAGCCGAGCAGGTGGATTCTGAAAATGTGATTACCTCTTTCTTCGGGCTTGGCGATACGAAAGTGGAATTGCTTGCAACAACCGAAAAATCAGGACCTATCGGGAAATTTATCGAAAAGCGCGGTCAGGGTATTCATCACATCGCTTTTGAGGTGGACGACATTCATGCAGAAATAAGCAGGCTTAAAGAGGAAGGCTTTGATTTCATTAGTGAAATACCCAAGGATGGGGCTGACAACAAGCTCATCTGCTTTCTGCATCCAAAGAGTACCAATGGCGTCCTCGTGGAATTGTGTCAAAGTAAGCTATCCAATAGCTGA
- a CDS encoding SDR family oxidoreductase: MKIDLTGKTAIVGGASKGIGKATALILARAGANVVILARNEEELQKAFAELDKSKGQHHTYIKADYNQPDELRTKVETLMEEAGVIHILVNNTGGPPPGPAHTADTAAYEQAFRQHLISNQVMVQTVLEGMKKVNYGRIINIISTSVKQPLKGLGVSNTIRGAVANWSKTLSLELASFGITVNNILPGATKTDRLKGIISNKAEKAGKTVAEITEEMQDEIPAGRFAHPEELGYAVCFLASPFASHINGVNLPVDGGRTSCL, translated from the coding sequence ATGAAAATTGACCTTACCGGAAAAACAGCAATTGTAGGAGGTGCTTCAAAAGGGATCGGGAAAGCAACTGCGCTGATATTGGCCAGGGCCGGAGCCAATGTGGTCATTCTTGCCAGAAACGAGGAAGAGTTGCAGAAAGCCTTTGCAGAGTTGGATAAAAGCAAAGGCCAGCATCATACATATATAAAAGCCGATTATAACCAGCCTGATGAACTTCGGACAAAGGTGGAAACGCTGATGGAGGAAGCCGGTGTAATTCACATTCTGGTAAATAACACAGGAGGACCTCCGCCAGGACCCGCGCATACGGCTGATACGGCTGCTTATGAGCAGGCTTTCCGGCAACACCTCATCAGCAACCAGGTGATGGTACAAACCGTTCTGGAAGGCATGAAGAAGGTTAATTATGGCCGCATTATCAATATTATCAGTACGTCTGTAAAACAGCCGCTAAAGGGATTGGGTGTATCAAATACAATCAGGGGTGCCGTGGCTAACTGGTCGAAAACGCTTTCGCTTGAACTCGCCTCTTTTGGAATAACCGTAAACAACATCCTTCCCGGTGCCACTAAAACTGACCGTTTAAAAGGGATTATCTCGAATAAAGCTGAAAAAGCTGGAAAGACGGTTGCAGAGATTACTGAAGAAATGCAAGATGAAATTCCTGCCGGCCGTTTCGCTCATCCGGAGGAACTGGGATATGCCGTTTGCTTTCTTGCCAGCCCTTTTGCGAGTCACATTAATGGAGTGAACTTGCCGGTAGATGGCGGCAGAACGAGTTGTCTCTAA